The following are encoded in a window of Saccharothrix longispora genomic DNA:
- a CDS encoding phosphoenolpyruvate carboxykinase (GTP) encodes MTAVTIPGLDQAPTDHPHLLAWVHEVAELTCPDEVVWADGSQDEWDRLTAKLVDAGTFVPLKKKPNSFWAASDPTDVARVEERTFICSVDPADCGPTNNWMDPAEMKATMTDLYRGCMRGRTMYVIPFCMGPLDAEKPMLGVEITDSEYVVVSMHIMTRMGTRALARFGDDAPFVKALHSIGAPLEPGQEDVAWPCNETKYITQFPEERTIWSFGSGYGGNALLGKKCYSLRIASVMARDEGWLAEHMLILKLTSPERKSYYVAAAFPSACGKTNLAMLEPTIPGWRVETLGDDIAWMRFGEDGRLYAVNPENGFFGVAPGTDYHTNPNAMRTIEKGNSLFTNVALTDDGDVWWEGMGEPPAHLTSWKKQDWTPGGDELSSHPNSRYCTPIAQCDIKAPEWEDPKGVPISAIFFGGRRATTIPLVTESRDWQHGVFMGATLSSETTAAAVGKTGVVRRDPMAMLPFIGYHAGDYFQHWIDTGKSADADKLPKIFYVNWFRRGEDKRFLWPGFGENSRVLKWAIERIEGRAAAVETPIGHVPTADELDLTGLDASREDIEAALAFDADEWRAEVPMIEEWFAKIGEKVPTSLRDELEALKLRLG; translated from the coding sequence ATGACGGCAGTGACCATTCCCGGTCTCGACCAGGCACCCACCGACCACCCGCACCTGCTCGCCTGGGTGCACGAGGTCGCCGAACTGACCTGCCCCGACGAGGTCGTCTGGGCCGACGGTTCCCAGGACGAGTGGGACCGCCTGACCGCCAAGCTCGTCGACGCGGGCACGTTCGTCCCGCTGAAGAAGAAGCCGAACTCGTTCTGGGCGGCCAGCGACCCCACCGACGTGGCCCGCGTGGAGGAGCGCACGTTCATCTGTTCCGTGGACCCGGCCGACTGCGGCCCCACGAACAACTGGATGGACCCCGCCGAGATGAAGGCGACGATGACCGACCTGTACCGCGGGTGCATGCGCGGTCGGACGATGTACGTCATCCCGTTCTGCATGGGTCCGCTCGACGCCGAGAAGCCGATGCTGGGCGTCGAGATCACGGACTCCGAGTACGTCGTCGTCTCCATGCACATCATGACCCGCATGGGCACGAGGGCCCTGGCCCGCTTCGGCGACGACGCGCCGTTCGTCAAGGCGCTGCACTCGATCGGCGCGCCGCTGGAGCCGGGCCAGGAGGACGTCGCCTGGCCGTGCAACGAGACCAAGTACATCACCCAGTTCCCCGAGGAGCGGACGATCTGGTCGTTCGGCTCGGGCTACGGCGGCAACGCGCTGCTGGGCAAGAAGTGCTACTCGCTGCGCATCGCCTCGGTGATGGCGCGCGACGAGGGCTGGCTCGCCGAGCACATGCTGATCCTCAAGCTCACCTCGCCGGAGCGGAAGTCGTACTACGTCGCGGCGGCGTTCCCCAGCGCCTGCGGCAAGACCAACCTCGCGATGCTGGAGCCGACCATCCCCGGCTGGAGGGTCGAGACCCTGGGCGACGACATCGCCTGGATGCGGTTCGGCGAGGACGGCCGGCTGTACGCGGTGAACCCGGAGAACGGCTTCTTCGGCGTCGCCCCCGGCACCGACTACCACACCAACCCCAACGCGATGCGCACCATCGAGAAGGGGAACTCGCTGTTCACGAACGTCGCCCTCACCGACGACGGCGACGTGTGGTGGGAGGGCATGGGCGAGCCCCCGGCCCACCTGACCTCGTGGAAGAAGCAGGACTGGACGCCGGGCGGCGACGAGCTGTCGTCGCACCCGAACTCCCGCTACTGCACGCCGATCGCCCAGTGCGACATCAAGGCGCCGGAGTGGGAGGACCCGAAGGGCGTGCCGATCTCGGCGATCTTCTTCGGCGGTCGCCGCGCCACCACGATCCCGCTGGTCACCGAGTCGCGCGACTGGCAGCACGGCGTGTTCATGGGCGCCACCCTGTCCAGCGAGACCACCGCGGCGGCCGTCGGCAAGACCGGCGTCGTGCGCCGCGACCCGATGGCGATGCTGCCGTTCATCGGCTACCACGCCGGTGACTACTTCCAGCACTGGATCGACACCGGCAAGTCGGCCGACGCGGACAAGCTGCCGAAGATCTTCTACGTCAACTGGTTCCGCCGCGGTGAGGACAAGCGCTTCCTGTGGCCCGGGTTCGGCGAGAACTCGCGCGTGCTGAAGTGGGCCATCGAGCGCATCGAGGGCAGGGCCGCGGCCGTCGAGACCCCGATCGGCCACGTGCCGACCGCCGACGAGCTGGACCTGACCGGTCTCGACGCGTCGCGCGAGGACATCGAGGCGGCGCTGGCGTTCGACGCCGACGAGTGGCGCGCCGAGGTCCCGATGATCGAGGAGTGGTTCGCGAAGATCGGCGAGAAGGTGCCGACCTCGCTGCGCGACGAACTGGAGGCGCTGAAGCTCCGCCTCGGCTGA
- a CDS encoding DUF3311 domain-containing protein, translating to MPSARQPSLRWSNWNLLLLVPLLMLVTSWFNTDGPRVLGLPFFYWYQFAWVPVGVLCVGLVYVKTKDEPVVTGKPDLLGVDDLDEGAK from the coding sequence ATGCCGTCAGCTCGACAACCCAGCCTCCGCTGGAGCAACTGGAACCTGCTGCTGCTGGTCCCGCTCCTCATGCTCGTCACGTCGTGGTTCAACACCGACGGGCCGAGGGTGCTCGGGCTGCCGTTCTTCTACTGGTACCAGTTCGCCTGGGTCCCGGTCGGCGTGCTCTGCGTCGGCCTGGTGTACGTGAAGACGAAGGACGAGCCCGTCGTCACCGGCAAGCCCGACCTGCTCGGGGTGGACGACCTGGACGAGGGGGCGAAGTAG
- a CDS encoding MerR family transcriptional regulator, with the protein MESDLLPIGRFAALSRLSVKQLRHYDELGLLVPAHVDAASGYRYYRRAQARQALSIGLLRSLDVPLPVVAAVLSGAPGALDDVRAEHEAELVRRRSALAALERVMVEGLPATPVRVVAEPARSVAVVREVAAGAADVSRATSAAVARVLREVPPTGPPELIGLFPVELDDAFEVRVALVVGRGPSERHPSGRNASGRNASGWEASGREAEPLPGGEFACATHVGPYDQIPLTAHALLAWCAERGHPLRGPIREVYVSDPATTEPDRLVTHLMIPLEERP; encoded by the coding sequence GTGGAAAGCGATCTCCTGCCCATCGGGCGGTTCGCCGCGCTGAGCCGGCTGAGCGTCAAGCAACTGCGGCACTACGACGAGCTGGGGCTGCTGGTCCCGGCGCACGTGGACGCCGCCTCCGGTTACCGCTACTACCGGCGCGCGCAGGCCAGGCAGGCGTTGTCCATCGGGCTGCTGCGCTCGCTGGACGTGCCGCTGCCGGTGGTCGCCGCCGTGCTCTCGGGCGCGCCGGGCGCCCTGGACGACGTGCGCGCGGAGCACGAGGCGGAGCTGGTCCGGCGGCGTAGCGCCCTGGCCGCGCTGGAGCGCGTCATGGTCGAGGGCCTGCCGGCCACACCGGTGCGGGTGGTCGCCGAACCGGCCCGCTCGGTGGCCGTGGTCCGCGAGGTCGCGGCGGGGGCGGCCGACGTCTCCCGCGCCACCTCGGCGGCGGTCGCCCGGGTGCTGCGCGAGGTGCCGCCCACCGGTCCGCCGGAGCTGATCGGGTTGTTCCCGGTCGAGTTGGACGACGCCTTCGAGGTGCGGGTCGCGCTGGTGGTGGGGCGCGGCCCGTCGGAGCGGCACCCGTCCGGCCGGAACGCGTCCGGCCGGAACGCATCCGGGTGGGAAGCCTCTGGGCGGGAGGCGGAACCGCTGCCCGGCGGGGAGTTCGCCTGCGCCACCCACGTCGGCCCCTACGACCAGATCCCCCTGACCGCCCACGCCCTCCTCGCCTGGTGCGCCGAGCGGGGCCACCCGCTGCGCGGGCCGATCCGCGAGGTCTACGTCTCCGATCCCGCGACCACCGAGCCCGACCGGCTCGTCACCCACCTGATGATCCCCCTGGAGGAACGCCCGTGA
- a CDS encoding DUF3696 domain-containing protein, with amino-acid sequence MIELVEVTNLKRFLTASVPLGRLNLLTGLNGTGKSTFVQALLLAKQAAGIGRSGVVALNDVHGLALGEAQEVLHPLAEEPAIVLGLRCDDGEVGIRFDVPAKRSLNLPFTTDTDLPASLSGASGRLFCYLNAERLGPRDQLAMTSGDVEDLGVGVRGEYTAQVLAAHESTRVDRDVLHPETDSEVNRGVKTLRTQVELWASEIIRPVEITASWRPGLSASTIRFREPGLFGSEIRPGNTGFGFSYALPIIVAGLRMRPGSLFIVENPEAHLHPAGQSRMGRFLARLARFGVQVVVETHSDHVLNGVRLAVVEGVSVGHADVLTYFFGERSGDGPTPIRMNAKGSLESWPEGFFDQIEHDLGRLSRAGRRQR; translated from the coding sequence GTGATCGAGCTGGTCGAGGTGACCAACCTGAAGCGCTTCCTGACCGCCTCCGTCCCGCTCGGGCGGCTGAACCTGCTCACCGGCCTCAACGGCACCGGCAAGAGCACGTTCGTGCAGGCGCTCCTCCTGGCGAAGCAGGCTGCGGGTATCGGTCGTTCGGGCGTCGTGGCGCTCAACGACGTGCACGGCCTGGCGCTCGGTGAGGCGCAGGAGGTCCTGCACCCGCTCGCGGAGGAACCCGCCATCGTGCTCGGCCTTCGTTGCGACGACGGCGAGGTGGGCATCCGCTTCGACGTGCCGGCCAAGCGGTCGTTGAACCTGCCCTTCACCACCGACACCGACCTGCCGGCGAGCCTCTCGGGCGCCTCGGGCCGGTTGTTCTGCTACCTGAACGCCGAACGGCTCGGGCCGCGGGACCAGTTGGCCATGACGAGCGGGGACGTCGAGGACCTCGGCGTCGGCGTGCGCGGCGAGTACACCGCCCAGGTCCTCGCGGCGCACGAGTCGACGCGGGTCGACCGGGACGTGTTGCACCCGGAGACCGATTCCGAGGTCAACCGGGGTGTCAAGACGCTGCGCACGCAGGTGGAGCTGTGGGCCTCGGAGATCATCCGGCCGGTGGAGATCACGGCCTCCTGGCGTCCCGGGCTCAGCGCCAGCACGATCAGGTTCCGGGAGCCGGGTCTGTTCGGCAGTGAGATCCGGCCGGGCAACACCGGCTTCGGCTTCTCCTACGCCCTGCCGATCATCGTCGCGGGGCTGCGCATGCGACCCGGATCGCTGTTCATAGTGGAGAACCCGGAAGCGCACCTCCACCCGGCGGGCCAGTCCAGGATGGGGCGGTTCCTCGCCCGGCTGGCGCGGTTCGGTGTGCAGGTCGTCGTGGAGACGCACAGCGATCACGTGTTGAACGGCGTGCGGCTCGCGGTCGTCGAAGGGGTGTCCGTCGGTCACGCCGACGTGCTGACCTACTTCTTCGGCGAGCGCTCAGGGGACGGTCCCACCCCCATCCGGATGAACGCGAAGGGCAGCCTGGAGTCCTGGCCCGAGGGCTTCTTCGACCAGATCGAGCACGACCTGGGGAGGTTGTCCCGTGCTGGACGGAGGCAGCGCTGA
- a CDS encoding DUF397 domain-containing protein, protein MTAQWFTSSYSSGGSNACVEVRFSGATVGVRDSKNTAGPAFAFSGRAWRAFVRRVSSG, encoded by the coding sequence ATGACCGCCCAGTGGTTCACGAGCAGTTACAGCTCCGGCGGTAGCAACGCCTGCGTCGAGGTGAGGTTCTCCGGCGCGACCGTGGGCGTGCGGGACTCCAAGAACACCGCCGGCCCGGCCTTCGCGTTCTCCGGCCGGGCCTGGCGGGCGTTCGTGCGGCGGGTCAGTTCGGGCTGA
- a CDS encoding GNAT family N-acetyltransferase yields MPTPPLIRPLTADDVPVVVEFSLRAWAPVFASFRAVLGEPVYEALFPEWRTAQAKAVEDVCREERTAVWVADVGDRAVGFVGVRVADGEIHMLAVDPEHQRRGIGTALTGYAVERLRAAGVVLAVVGTGGDPGHAAARATYEKAGFTPFPQVQYYKRLDRRTPEPPALDPPTAGDPMLAPWKAISCPSGGSPR; encoded by the coding sequence GTGCCGACGCCGCCCCTGATCCGACCGCTGACGGCCGACGACGTCCCCGTCGTCGTGGAGTTCTCGCTGCGCGCGTGGGCCCCGGTCTTCGCGTCGTTCCGCGCCGTCCTGGGCGAGCCGGTCTACGAGGCGCTGTTCCCGGAGTGGAGGACCGCCCAGGCGAAGGCCGTCGAGGACGTCTGCCGCGAGGAGCGCACGGCGGTGTGGGTCGCCGACGTGGGCGACCGCGCCGTCGGGTTCGTCGGGGTGCGCGTCGCCGACGGCGAGATCCACATGCTGGCCGTCGACCCGGAGCACCAGCGCCGGGGCATCGGCACCGCCCTGACCGGCTACGCCGTCGAACGGCTGCGCGCCGCCGGGGTGGTCCTCGCGGTCGTCGGCACGGGCGGGGACCCCGGCCACGCCGCCGCCCGCGCCACCTACGAGAAAGCGGGCTTCACCCCGTTCCCGCAGGTCCAGTACTACAAGCGGCTCGACCGCCGAACGCCTGAACCACCGGCGCTGGACCCTCCCACCGCCGGAGACCCCATGCTGGCCCCGTGGAAAGCGATCTCCTGCCCATCGGGCGGTTCGCCGCGCTGA
- a CDS encoding DUF262 domain-containing protein, producing MTTYDKPAEEYFEDEPTDIEREVDERAYPAKPSDRSEIRVSTKQFSIRQVMDQIDDEDLELAPDFQRNQVWKPAQKSGLIESILLQIPLPAFYFAETAEGLLRVVDGLQRLSTIHAYMRRSAFALSGLEYLEGEVGGLKFDELALPWRRRMDNTQIFAHVIDPKTPPQVTYDIFKRINTGGTPLKPQEIRHCMSTQRSRDFLKSCVDLPEFAEATGARLHNSVRMDDREVALRFCAFRLLGVDHYVEHSQGSIESFLMEATNHLDDRDRIDDAALDRLREAFRTAMGNAAAIFGGHAFRKWPEGSDYRSPINKALFESWAVALADLPTTEAGKRAEGIVARARSLMSHDRRYVDSISVSTGDARKVAYRFLVAGDVVAQS from the coding sequence GTGACGACGTACGACAAGCCCGCCGAGGAGTACTTCGAGGACGAGCCGACCGACATCGAGCGGGAGGTCGACGAGAGGGCCTACCCGGCGAAGCCGTCCGATCGGTCCGAGATCCGGGTGTCGACGAAGCAGTTCTCCATCCGGCAGGTGATGGACCAGATCGACGACGAGGATCTCGAACTCGCGCCGGACTTCCAGCGCAACCAGGTCTGGAAGCCCGCGCAGAAGTCCGGGTTGATCGAGTCGATCCTGCTCCAGATCCCACTGCCCGCGTTCTACTTCGCCGAGACGGCCGAAGGACTGCTGCGAGTGGTGGACGGTCTCCAGCGGCTCTCGACGATCCACGCGTACATGCGCCGGTCCGCCTTCGCGTTGTCCGGTCTGGAGTACCTGGAGGGCGAAGTCGGGGGACTGAAGTTCGACGAACTCGCCTTGCCCTGGCGGCGGCGGATGGACAACACCCAGATCTTCGCGCACGTCATCGACCCGAAGACGCCTCCGCAGGTCACCTACGACATCTTCAAGCGGATCAACACGGGCGGCACCCCGCTCAAGCCGCAGGAGATCCGGCACTGCATGAGCACCCAGCGCAGTCGGGACTTCCTGAAGAGCTGCGTCGACCTGCCCGAGTTCGCCGAGGCGACAGGAGCGAGGCTGCACAACAGCGTGCGGATGGACGACCGCGAGGTGGCGCTCAGGTTCTGCGCCTTCAGGCTGCTCGGCGTGGACCACTACGTGGAGCACTCGCAGGGATCGATCGAGTCGTTCCTCATGGAGGCGACCAACCACCTCGACGATCGCGACCGGATCGACGACGCCGCGTTGGACCGCTTGCGCGAGGCGTTCAGGACGGCCATGGGCAACGCGGCCGCGATCTTCGGCGGCCACGCCTTCCGCAAGTGGCCGGAGGGGTCGGACTACCGCAGCCCGATCAACAAGGCCCTCTTCGAGAGTTGGGCGGTGGCGCTGGCCGACCTGCCCACGACCGAGGCGGGGAAGCGCGCGGAGGGCATCGTGGCCCGCGCTCGGAGCCTCATGAGCCACGACAGGCGCTACGTCGACTCCATCAGCGTGAGCACCGGCGATGCCCGCAAGGTGGCCTACCGCTTCCTGGTGGCGGGGGACGTGGTGGCGCAGTCGTGA
- a CDS encoding GntR family transcriptional regulator: MTTVDAGDWLSALAKDRGDIDRSSTAERVADKLRASVLDGDIKPGQQLNEKALGDALRVSRNTLREAFRLLTHERLLVHEYSKGVFVRRPDAADVADLYAARRVIECGALRRWDDAPEEARQAVRDAVSSGRERAAAGDWTGVGTANIGFHRAVTALAGSARLDEEVKRLLAELRLAFHVMGDPEAFHRDYLPLHGELVTRLDADHDVPAAEAALVAYLDRAEEQLTTGLRGA, encoded by the coding sequence ATGACGACCGTCGACGCCGGCGACTGGCTGAGCGCGCTGGCCAAGGACCGCGGGGACATCGACCGCTCCAGCACGGCGGAACGCGTCGCCGACAAGCTGCGCGCCAGCGTGCTCGACGGCGACATCAAACCCGGCCAGCAGCTCAACGAGAAGGCCCTGGGGGACGCCCTCCGCGTCTCGCGCAACACGCTCCGGGAGGCGTTCCGCCTGCTCACCCACGAGCGGCTGCTCGTCCACGAGTACAGCAAGGGCGTCTTCGTCCGCCGCCCCGACGCGGCCGACGTCGCCGACCTCTACGCCGCCCGCCGGGTCATCGAGTGCGGCGCCCTGCGCCGGTGGGACGACGCCCCCGAGGAGGCCAGGCAGGCCGTCCGCGACGCCGTCTCCTCCGGGCGGGAACGCGCCGCCGCCGGCGACTGGACCGGCGTCGGCACCGCGAACATCGGGTTCCACCGGGCCGTCACCGCCCTCGCCGGCAGCGCCCGCCTCGACGAGGAGGTGAAGCGCCTGCTCGCCGAGCTGCGCCTCGCCTTCCACGTCATGGGCGACCCCGAGGCGTTCCACCGCGACTACCTGCCGCTGCACGGCGAGCTGGTGACCCGGCTCGACGCGGACCACGACGTGCCCGCGGCCGAGGCGGCCCTCGTCGCGTACCTCGACCGCGCCGAGGAGCAGCTGACGACCGGCCTGCGCGGCGCGTGA
- a CDS encoding helix-turn-helix domain-containing protein gives MGLARQTIERLQLGLTLARLRNQARRSQGEAGAVIGRTAGRISQVENGKGGFGTEELTRLLDFYGASDQERETVLALGSAARRRAPRRGYVDNLPEPFQRLAELQAASTKIRWYECGVIPGLVQSPEYVRALMALSNAIYWSDSEAETVERTEFRLEHQRRVLEAGTPKRIEVVFTEDALDNVIGSESVMRGQVLHLLQLLERQPGLGIRVVPRGTPDNPALGGGLVVLDFPRAPGVGFATVLHGAATYYDQAEDVEPMQRIFERVGQLALGREETRALLIDRLKGAR, from the coding sequence ATGGGGCTGGCGCGGCAGACCATCGAGCGGCTCCAACTCGGCTTGACGCTCGCTCGCCTGCGCAACCAGGCACGCAGGTCGCAAGGCGAAGCCGGAGCGGTGATCGGACGGACAGCGGGCCGCATCAGCCAGGTCGAGAACGGGAAGGGTGGCTTCGGCACCGAGGAGTTGACCAGGCTGCTCGACTTCTACGGCGCATCCGACCAGGAGCGGGAAACGGTCCTGGCCCTGGGTTCCGCAGCCCGGCGGCGGGCACCTCGGAGGGGATATGTCGACAACCTGCCGGAGCCCTTCCAGCGCCTCGCCGAACTCCAGGCGGCCTCGACGAAGATCAGGTGGTACGAGTGCGGGGTCATCCCCGGCCTCGTGCAGTCGCCCGAGTACGTCAGGGCGCTGATGGCGCTGTCGAACGCGATCTACTGGTCGGACTCGGAGGCGGAGACCGTCGAGCGCACCGAATTCCGCCTGGAGCACCAGAGGCGGGTGCTGGAAGCCGGCACCCCCAAGCGCATCGAGGTGGTCTTCACCGAGGACGCCTTGGACAACGTGATCGGGAGCGAGTCGGTGATGCGCGGCCAAGTGCTGCACCTGCTGCAACTCCTGGAGCGGCAACCCGGGCTCGGCATCCGGGTGGTCCCGCGGGGCACTCCGGACAACCCCGCCCTGGGCGGCGGTCTGGTGGTGCTGGACTTCCCCCGGGCACCGGGGGTGGGCTTCGCGACCGTTCTGCACGGCGCGGCCACCTACTACGATCAAGCGGAAGACGTCGAGCCCATGCAGCGGATCTTCGAGCGGGTCGGGCAGTTGGCGCTGGGCCGCGAGGAGACCCGGGCACTGCTGATCGACCGGCTGAAGGGGGCCAGATGA
- a CDS encoding septum formation family protein — translation MRCWRAAVVALAALSLAACTARVAGTPDAQVVRPSITPTVDELPEPGQCTTTGVEVLDCAQRHDAEVTEVGTLPELGTAYPDDRDLRRAVLPPCRAALTAYLGSADHDATRLQAHAFWPSRDGWARGDRWRVCAVVELAPDGSRAPRTGSAKDLLKAAGFSTVQLCAAASPGVDRDAAITGCDQPHRAEAVPGVLSLGTPGDPAPSLEQVNAKAADHCARAVRSYVGADRPDVFASWRAFGSQAWSEGFTSAVCYAEATRPFTGRLWGLGANPLPA, via the coding sequence GTGAGGTGCTGGCGGGCGGCGGTCGTGGCACTGGCCGCGCTGTCGCTCGCCGCCTGCACCGCCCGCGTGGCGGGGACGCCGGACGCGCAGGTCGTCCGCCCCTCGATCACGCCGACGGTCGACGAGCTGCCCGAACCCGGTCAGTGCACGACCACCGGCGTCGAGGTGCTGGACTGCGCGCAGCGCCACGACGCAGAGGTCACCGAGGTGGGGACGCTGCCGGAGTTGGGCACCGCGTACCCGGACGACCGCGACCTGCGCCGCGCCGTGCTGCCGCCGTGCCGCGCCGCGCTGACCGCGTACCTGGGCAGCGCCGACCACGACGCCACCCGCCTCCAGGCGCACGCGTTCTGGCCGAGCCGCGACGGCTGGGCGCGCGGCGACCGGTGGCGGGTGTGCGCGGTGGTCGAACTGGCGCCGGACGGGTCGCGGGCGCCGCGCACGGGCAGCGCCAAGGACCTCCTGAAGGCGGCCGGGTTCAGCACGGTGCAGCTGTGCGCGGCGGCGTCGCCGGGGGTGGACCGGGACGCGGCGATCACGGGCTGCGACCAGCCGCACCGGGCCGAGGCGGTCCCCGGCGTGCTGTCCCTGGGCACTCCCGGCGACCCCGCGCCGTCCCTCGAACAGGTGAACGCGAAGGCGGCGGACCACTGCGCGCGGGCCGTCCGGAGCTACGTGGGCGCGGATCGGCCGGACGTGTTCGCGTCGTGGCGGGCGTTCGGCAGCCAGGCGTGGTCGGAGGGCTTCACGTCGGCGGTCTGCTACGCCGAGGCGACGCGCCCGTTCACCGGGCGGCTGTGGGGCCTGGGAGCGAACCCGCTGCCGGCCTGA
- a CDS encoding dynamin family protein, protein MTSLPQVVRQTREKLTALVRALDPAAAAFVEAKRSGPASVVVVGETNRGKSSLVNALLATPGLSPVDAEVATATYLVFRHGAEWSGRACYAGSMSPVPFDRSEMVNWVSAAHELPEGMLPPRYVEVEAPIPLLERLSVVDTPGVGGLDSAHGELAAEAAATATALLFVVDASAPFTRGELDFLRTVGERVETVVFALTKVDRFRGWRQVLEADQALLAEHAPRFRGAVFHPVSSRMFELAAQAPNPDAAAMLRERSGVGELQAALQELVVGRAAMLGEANGLRALATVLDELIARGEADKRALSSGEEEAEALRGRRDELNSQRRSSTRSWQVRLRSEVQRARVEGAHEVSRQVRDLQTWFRTAIDAADRDRLAALPQEVDTSLQLVSGRISAGLGTRLARVADAALADLFSPEELAVIRGQFARGVTPPVVLRPPEKRAPTAEDKLLVFMGVSGGLGAGRLAALPLAGLGVAALNPVVLPVTLVLGLGAGWWMARTRKHSADKQHLKQWLSDAIADARSTLDQLVAEQLIEAEQQLSLALDDALGKRVDAIEAELREVDKALRMGAGERTRALQAVTKRLAELTAGRAKVDELLARIRAVRDRA, encoded by the coding sequence ATGACGAGCCTCCCGCAGGTGGTGCGGCAGACCAGGGAGAAGCTGACCGCGCTCGTCCGGGCGCTCGACCCCGCGGCGGCGGCGTTCGTCGAGGCCAAGAGGAGTGGCCCGGCGTCCGTGGTCGTCGTCGGTGAGACCAACCGCGGCAAGTCGTCCCTGGTCAACGCCCTGCTCGCGACGCCGGGCCTGTCACCGGTGGACGCCGAGGTGGCGACCGCGACGTACCTGGTGTTCCGGCACGGCGCCGAGTGGTCGGGGCGGGCCTGCTACGCCGGGTCGATGTCGCCGGTGCCGTTCGACCGGTCCGAGATGGTCAACTGGGTGTCCGCCGCGCACGAGCTGCCCGAGGGGATGCTGCCGCCCCGGTACGTGGAGGTGGAGGCCCCGATCCCGCTGCTGGAGCGCCTGTCGGTGGTCGACACGCCCGGTGTCGGCGGGCTCGACTCGGCGCACGGCGAGCTGGCCGCCGAGGCCGCCGCCACGGCCACCGCGCTGCTGTTCGTGGTCGACGCCTCCGCCCCGTTCACCCGCGGTGAGCTGGACTTCCTGCGCACGGTCGGCGAACGCGTCGAGACCGTCGTGTTCGCGCTGACCAAGGTCGACCGGTTCCGCGGCTGGCGGCAGGTGCTGGAGGCCGACCAGGCGCTGCTCGCCGAGCACGCGCCCCGGTTCCGCGGCGCGGTGTTCCACCCCGTGTCGTCGCGGATGTTCGAGCTGGCGGCCCAGGCGCCCAACCCCGACGCGGCGGCCATGCTGCGCGAGCGGTCGGGCGTCGGCGAGCTCCAGGCGGCGCTCCAGGAGCTGGTGGTCGGCCGGGCCGCGATGCTCGGCGAGGCGAACGGCCTGCGCGCGCTGGCCACCGTGCTCGACGAGCTGATCGCCCGCGGCGAGGCCGACAAGCGCGCCCTGTCGTCCGGCGAGGAGGAGGCGGAGGCGCTGCGCGGCCGGCGCGACGAGCTGAACTCGCAGCGCCGTTCGTCCACCCGGAGCTGGCAGGTCAGGCTGCGCAGCGAGGTGCAGCGGGCCCGCGTGGAGGGCGCGCACGAGGTCAGCAGGCAGGTGCGCGACCTCCAGACGTGGTTCCGCACGGCCATCGACGCGGCCGACCGCGACCGGTTGGCCGCGCTGCCGCAGGAGGTGGACACCTCGTTGCAGCTGGTGTCCGGGCGGATCAGCGCGGGTCTCGGCACCCGGTTGGCGCGGGTCGCCGACGCCGCCCTGGCCGACCTGTTCTCCCCGGAGGAGCTGGCCGTGATCCGCGGCCAGTTCGCACGCGGCGTGACGCCGCCGGTCGTGCTGCGGCCACCGGAGAAGCGCGCGCCGACCGCCGAGGACAAGCTGCTGGTGTTCATGGGCGTGTCCGGCGGCTTGGGCGCGGGCCGGCTCGCGGCGCTGCCCCTGGCGGGCCTCGGCGTGGCCGCGCTGAACCCCGTCGTGCTGCCGGTGACGCTGGTGCTGGGGCTCGGCGCGGGCTGGTGGATGGCGCGCACCCGCAAGCACTCGGCCGACAAGCAGCACCTCAAGCAGTGGCTGTCCGACGCCATCGCCGACGCCCGGTCCACTTTGGACCAACTGGTGGCCGAGCAGCTGATCGAGGCCGAGCAGCAGCTGTCGCTCGCGCTGGACGACGCGCTGGGCAAGCGGGTCGATGCGATCGAGGCCGAGCTGCGCGAGGTCGACAAGGCGCTGCGGATGGGCGCCGGCGAGCGGACGCGGGCGCTCCAGGCCGTGACGAAGCGGCTGGCCGAGCTGACCGCCGGACGGGCGAAGGTCGACGAGCTGCTGGCCCGGATCAGGGCCGTGCGCGACCGCGCGTGA
- the grpE gene encoding nucleotide exchange factor GrpE, with amino-acid sequence MTGPGGIGPGGNGPGGNGTEGGSTASDDGVETLIAGELLDQALAERRALVQLCLYALDRARSSGVVERLEEGLAGIGVIALRPDGERFDPSLHEAGGTVPTGDVSLDGVVAETEVVGFADRGRTLRAPVVTVYTSR; translated from the coding sequence ATGACCGGACCGGGGGGAATCGGACCGGGGGGGAACGGACCGGGGGGGAACGGAACTGAGGGCGGCTCGACGGCGTCGGACGACGGTGTGGAGACCCTCATCGCCGGTGAGCTGCTGGACCAGGCGCTGGCGGAGCGGCGCGCGCTCGTGCAGCTCTGCCTCTACGCGTTGGACCGCGCCCGCAGCTCCGGGGTCGTGGAACGGCTCGAAGAAGGGCTGGCGGGCATCGGCGTGATCGCGCTGCGCCCCGACGGGGAGCGGTTCGACCCGTCGCTGCACGAGGCGGGCGGCACCGTGCCGACGGGGGACGTGTCGCTCGACGGCGTCGTCGCCGAGACCGAGGTGGTCGGGTTCGCCGACCGCGGGCGGACGCTGCGCGCCCCGGTCGTCACGGTCTACACGTCGCGATGA